One Campylobacter concisus DNA segment encodes these proteins:
- the rpoD gene encoding RNA polymerase sigma factor RpoD, protein MSAAKDSFSQVEELFVENAKGFLTYEKLVKLLDKAPTATIVKKIEQLAKTNKVQLITSAEAAKLRNLADAKKRQENAQKSDQDIDEDLDLSGESDLLEWSRSDSPVRMYLREMGQIALLTKEEEVEISKRIELGEDIIIDAFCSVPFLIDFILDYKEPLINRERRVKELFKSFEDESENENEESEEDIDEEDEDNEENETPKKSAKNDKRAEKVIESFKALEKAKKEWLKTANKQDKVESDDTASKMTLAFKKKILKEKLMDLGPTSKLISEIVKSMETALKSDDEFDRELKRLEYRLPMFSDELKKNHKSILKDIIKLSKEEIAARVPEATMVSTYVEIKKLFTTKEASKQGFDLEPARLKEILEQIKRGKKISDEAKARMAKSNLRLVVSIAKRYTNRGLPFLDLIQEGNIGLMKAVDKFEYRKGYKFSTYATWWIRQAISRAIADQARTIRIPIHMIETINRINKINRKYLQEEGKEPDVSVIAKEVGLSVDKVKQVIKITKEPISLEAPIANEEDGKFGDFVEDKTSLSPIDQILKSDLREQIDDVLSQLNEREKAVISMRFGLLEDESDRTLEEIGKALNVTRERVRQIESSAIKKLKHPKVGRKLKNYIEG, encoded by the coding sequence ATGAGTGCCGCAAAAGACTCTTTTTCTCAGGTAGAAGAGCTTTTTGTTGAAAATGCAAAAGGCTTTTTGACATACGAAAAATTAGTAAAATTATTAGACAAAGCTCCGACGGCTACGATAGTAAAAAAGATAGAACAACTAGCAAAAACAAACAAAGTCCAGCTCATCACATCTGCTGAAGCTGCAAAGCTTAGAAATTTAGCTGATGCTAAAAAACGTCAAGAAAATGCTCAAAAAAGCGACCAAGATATCGACGAGGATCTCGATCTTTCAGGCGAAAGCGACCTTTTAGAGTGGTCAAGATCAGATAGTCCAGTAAGAATGTACCTACGAGAGATGGGTCAGATCGCGCTTCTTACAAAAGAAGAAGAGGTCGAGATCAGCAAGAGGATCGAGCTTGGCGAAGATATCATCATCGACGCATTTTGCTCGGTGCCGTTTTTGATCGATTTCATACTTGATTACAAAGAGCCGCTTATCAACAGAGAGCGCCGTGTAAAAGAGCTTTTTAAAAGCTTTGAGGATGAGAGCGAAAATGAAAATGAAGAGAGCGAAGAGGATATAGACGAAGAGGATGAGGATAACGAAGAGAACGAAACTCCTAAGAAATCAGCCAAAAACGACAAGCGTGCAGAAAAAGTTATAGAAAGCTTTAAAGCCCTTGAAAAGGCTAAAAAAGAGTGGCTAAAGACCGCAAATAAGCAAGATAAAGTTGAAAGCGACGACACAGCTTCAAAGATGACGCTTGCATTTAAAAAGAAAATTTTAAAAGAGAAGCTGATGGACCTTGGTCCAACAAGCAAGCTAATCAGTGAGATCGTAAAATCAATGGAGACGGCTCTTAAAAGCGACGATGAATTTGATAGAGAGCTAAAACGCTTGGAGTATCGCTTGCCGATGTTTAGCGACGAGCTAAAGAAAAATCACAAAAGCATCTTAAAAGATATCATCAAACTTAGCAAAGAGGAGATCGCGGCTCGCGTGCCAGAGGCTACGATGGTCTCAACCTACGTCGAGATCAAAAAGCTTTTTACTACAAAAGAGGCAAGCAAACAGGGCTTTGACCTTGAGCCAGCAAGACTAAAAGAGATTTTAGAGCAGATCAAACGCGGAAAGAAAATTTCAGACGAAGCAAAAGCTAGAATGGCTAAGTCAAACCTCCGTCTAGTCGTAAGTATCGCAAAACGTTATACAAACAGGGGCTTGCCATTTCTTGATCTCATCCAGGAGGGCAACATCGGCCTTATGAAGGCGGTTGATAAATTTGAGTATAGAAAAGGCTATAAATTTTCAACCTACGCCACATGGTGGATCCGCCAGGCTATCTCGCGCGCGATCGCCGATCAGGCAAGGACGATTAGGATACCTATCCACATGATAGAGACGATCAATCGTATCAACAAAATCAACCGCAAATACCTCCAAGAAGAGGGAAAAGAGCCTGACGTAAGTGTCATCGCAAAAGAGGTCGGACTAAGCGTTGATAAAGTAAAACAAGTGATCAAGATCACAAAAGAGCCTATCAGCCTTGAAGCTCCGATCGCAAACGAAGAAGACGGTAAATTTGGAGATTTTGTTGAAGACAAAACTTCGCTATCACCGATAGATCAAATTTTAAAAAGTGACCTTAGAGAGCAGATCGACGATGTGCTTTCGCAGCTAAATGAGCGCGAAAAGGCGGTTATTTCGATGAGATTTGGTCTGCTTGAAGATGAGAGCGACCGCACGCTTGAAGAGATCGGCAAGGCACTAAACGTCACTCGTGAGCGCGTCCGCCAGATAGAAAGCTCGGCTATTAAAAAACTAAAACACCCAAAAGTTGGTAGAAAACTTAAAAACTACATCGAGGGCTAA
- a CDS encoding flagellar hook-basal body protein, giving the protein MQNGYYQATAGMVTQFNRLNVISNNLANVNTIGYKRNDVVIGDFARIFKETQDELPLKNHTKDGAKFLNRTLDRVPQVSEEYTDFSAGGFKYSSNTLDFAIKRDDAFFLVDTPNGVKLSKNGSFSLDGDGYIVTKEGYRVLPSGYEAQNPGQRGIQVPQGEVLTVDKNGNLYSNNNQFSKFYIAQPREIRDLKKVGDNLFESRNFDDITELDEADSVMQGYAQMSNVNPVLEMVGLIETQRLVDMYQKVMTSHMTDLNQDAVQKLALKA; this is encoded by the coding sequence ATGCAAAATGGTTATTATCAAGCCACTGCTGGCATGGTAACGCAGTTTAATAGACTAAATGTCATCTCAAACAACCTTGCAAATGTAAATACGATCGGCTACAAGCGAAACGACGTAGTCATCGGCGACTTTGCGAGAATTTTTAAAGAGACGCAAGATGAGCTTCCGCTTAAAAATCACACAAAAGACGGAGCTAAATTTCTAAACAGAACGCTTGATCGCGTGCCACAAGTGAGCGAAGAGTACACTGATTTTAGCGCTGGTGGCTTTAAATACAGCTCAAACACGCTTGACTTTGCGATAAAAAGAGACGATGCTTTTTTCTTAGTTGATACTCCAAATGGCGTAAAACTAAGCAAAAATGGCTCTTTTAGCCTTGACGGCGACGGATATATCGTCACAAAAGAGGGTTATAGGGTGCTGCCAAGTGGCTATGAGGCGCAAAATCCTGGTCAAAGAGGCATCCAAGTGCCACAAGGCGAGGTGCTAACCGTTGATAAAAATGGAAATTTATACTCAAATAACAATCAATTTTCTAAATTTTACATCGCTCAGCCAAGAGAGATAAGGGATCTAAAAAAGGTCGGCGACAATCTCTTTGAGAGTAGAAATTTTGACGATATAACCGAGCTTGACGAGGCTGATAGCGTGATGCAAGGATACGCTCAGATGTCAAATGTAAATCCAGTCTTAGAAATGGTGGGTCTAATAGAAACCCAGCGCTTAGTTGATATGTATCAAAAGGTTATGACAAGCCACATGACTGACCTTAACCAAGATGCTGTTCAAAAACTAGCCCTAAAAGCTTAA
- the flgG gene encoding flagellar basal-body rod protein FlgG, whose amino-acid sequence MMRSLYTAATGMIAEQTQIDVTSHNIANVNTYGYKKNRAEFADLMYQVMEYAGTATSQTTTSPTGIEVGLGVRPTAINKIFSQGYFKETSNNLDMVIAGNGFFQIQLPDGTTAYTRNGAFKLDANGTIVNSDGYQLIPQITVPANATQISIGTDGTVSVLQAGETDMAQIGQIELANFINPAGLHSMGDNNYLQTSASGDVVVGVAGLDGLGTIRQGFVEMSNVQLVEEMTDLITGQRAYEANSKAITTSDSMLEIVNGLKR is encoded by the coding sequence ATGATGAGATCACTTTACACTGCGGCCACTGGCATGATCGCCGAGCAGACGCAGATAGACGTAACCTCACACAACATCGCAAACGTAAATACCTATGGATATAAGAAAAATAGAGCCGAATTTGCCGATCTTATGTATCAAGTCATGGAGTATGCAGGCACGGCTACGAGCCAAACTACCACAAGCCCGACAGGCATCGAAGTAGGTCTTGGCGTGCGCCCAACAGCGATAAATAAAATTTTCTCTCAGGGCTATTTTAAAGAGACTAGCAACAACCTAGATATGGTCATAGCTGGCAACGGCTTTTTTCAAATTCAACTCCCTGATGGCACGACAGCTTACACTAGGAATGGCGCATTTAAGCTTGACGCAAACGGCACGATCGTAAATAGCGACGGCTACCAGCTCATCCCTCAGATCACAGTCCCTGCAAATGCGACACAAATTTCAATAGGTACAGATGGCACCGTCTCAGTTTTGCAGGCTGGTGAAACCGACATGGCTCAGATAGGTCAGATCGAGCTGGCAAATTTCATAAACCCAGCCGGTCTTCACTCGATGGGTGATAACAACTACCTTCAAACAAGCGCTAGCGGCGACGTGGTAGTAGGTGTAGCAGGCCTTGACGGGCTTGGCACCATTAGACAGGGCTTTGTCGAGATGAGTAACGTGCAGCTTGTTGAAGAGATGACTGATCTTATCACTGGTCAGCGCGCATACGAGGCGAACTCAAAGGCGATAACTACGAGCGATTCGATGTTAGAGATAGTAAATGGACTTAAAAGGTAG
- a CDS encoding tetratricopeptide repeat protein: MKKIVLLLSSTALLWSANLDQKALETKCEKADTASCYELGAIYQESKNYQKAGEFYKKACELKHAGACSSMGVLYDMDYIKDVNNKNAAKFYQKGCELNDGFGCARLGFVYTLDKNYQKSKELFLRACELKDGDGYYGRGLLYYDGNGVERDAKKAKELFEKSCDLGHAAGCNSLGMMLHSGKYVEKDQKRASKLFTKACEMDFGDGCHNLGVIYFEAKGDKNLAKKYFGKSCELGNDEDCQIYNGL; encoded by the coding sequence ATGAAAAAGATCGTTTTACTTTTATCTTCTACAGCTCTTTTGTGGAGTGCAAATTTAGACCAAAAAGCGCTTGAGACAAAGTGCGAAAAGGCTGATACCGCAAGCTGCTACGAGCTTGGAGCTATCTATCAAGAGAGCAAAAACTACCAAAAAGCGGGCGAGTTTTACAAAAAAGCTTGCGAGCTAAAACACGCAGGCGCTTGCAGTAGCATGGGCGTGCTTTATGACATGGACTACATAAAAGATGTAAATAACAAAAATGCAGCCAAATTTTACCAAAAGGGCTGCGAGCTAAACGACGGCTTTGGCTGCGCAAGGCTCGGCTTTGTCTATACTCTTGATAAAAACTATCAAAAGTCAAAAGAGCTATTTTTAAGAGCTTGCGAGCTAAAAGATGGCGACGGATACTACGGACGTGGGCTTTTATACTATGACGGAAATGGCGTAGAGCGAGACGCCAAAAAGGCAAAAGAGCTCTTTGAAAAGAGCTGCGATCTTGGTCATGCTGCTGGCTGCAACAGCCTTGGCATGATGCTTCATAGCGGAAAATACGTAGAAAAAGATCAAAAAAGAGCTAGCAAACTCTTCACAAAAGCTTGCGAAATGGACTTTGGCGATGGTTGCCACAACCTTGGGGTTATCTATTTTGAAGCAAAAGGCGATAAAAATTTAGCCAAAAAATACTTTGGCAAGTCCTGCGAGCTAGGCAACGACGAAGACTGCCAAATTTACAATGGCCTATAA
- a CDS encoding sel1 repeat family protein translates to MKKLIFSLSLFLLLNAENLDEMCQSEGEVRANLTSCYKAATKFYNSSSDDKDFKKLQKIFLLACENDMKEGCYSAALIYLNSYNDVSSELNQTIILNRYARFLNYALLDNGKKEDKTTAKSYFQRSCELGFKKGCDMRNLLDKLGY, encoded by the coding sequence ATGAAAAAGCTAATTTTTTCTTTATCTCTCTTTTTGCTTCTAAATGCAGAAAATTTAGACGAGATGTGCCAAAGCGAGGGTGAGGTAAGAGCAAATTTAACGAGCTGTTACAAGGCTGCTACAAAATTTTATAACTCTTCAAGCGATGATAAAGATTTCAAAAAGCTACAAAAGATATTTTTACTAGCTTGCGAAAATGATATGAAAGAGGGTTGCTACAGCGCTGCACTCATCTATCTAAATAGCTACAACGATGTTAGTAGTGAGCTTAATCAAACTATCATATTAAATAGATACGCTAGATTTTTAAACTACGCGCTTTTAGATAACGGCAAAAAAGAGGATAAAACGACTGCCAAAAGCTACTTTCAAAGATCATGCGAGCTAGGCTTTAAAAAGGGCTGCGATATGAGAAATTTATTAGATAAGCTTGGGTATTAA
- a CDS encoding tetratricopeptide repeat protein, whose protein sequence is MKKIVLLIFLTLNLIALTTNPNIKIPQANSCNIEDNCIDFSRRYSDDEYKRLFGVYKSECEVKNLDACIYLAEFYKNGLGVKKDVTKSLEILNKACDENNKFACHNLGVEYQEMKDHKMALEAFKKGCDLAFIQSCFNVAVLYNNGGGVKRDYKKAAKIYKEVCEQNFYEGCYNLAVLYHNTPGVKRDYKEAVKLYKKACDNNFSISCYNIASLYQEQKEYEKASKLYFKACKLDFADACNNLASLYDDALGVEKDDEVAFRYYNKACRLDSASGCKHLAYFYYHGIGIKKDKKLSKKELKKACKLGLKEACEIVRDFH, encoded by the coding sequence ATGAAAAAGATAGTTTTACTAATATTTTTAACACTAAATTTAATAGCTTTAACAACAAATCCAAATATCAAAATCCCTCAAGCAAATAGCTGCAACATCGAGGATAACTGCATTGATTTTAGCCGCAGATACAGCGATGATGAGTATAAAAGGCTATTTGGAGTTTATAAAAGTGAATGCGAGGTTAAAAATTTAGACGCATGCATCTATCTGGCTGAGTTTTATAAAAATGGGCTTGGCGTAAAAAAAGACGTGACAAAATCACTAGAAATTCTTAACAAAGCTTGCGATGAAAATAACAAATTTGCCTGTCACAACCTTGGTGTTGAGTATCAAGAGATGAAAGATCACAAAATGGCTTTAGAAGCTTTTAAAAAAGGCTGCGATCTAGCTTTTATACAAAGCTGTTTTAACGTCGCAGTTTTATATAATAACGGCGGCGGCGTAAAAAGGGACTACAAAAAGGCTGCTAAAATTTACAAAGAAGTTTGCGAGCAAAATTTCTATGAAGGATGCTACAACCTGGCAGTTTTATACCACAACACGCCAGGCGTAAAGCGCGACTACAAAGAAGCGGTAAAGCTTTACAAAAAGGCTTGTGATAACAACTTTAGCATATCTTGCTACAACATAGCGAGCTTATATCAAGAGCAAAAAGAGTATGAAAAGGCCAGTAAGCTCTATTTTAAAGCTTGCAAGCTTGACTTTGCCGATGCTTGTAATAACCTAGCCAGCCTTTACGACGACGCTCTTGGCGTAGAAAAAGATGATGAAGTGGCGTTTAGATACTACAACAAAGCGTGCAGGCTAGATAGCGCAAGTGGGTGCAAACATCTTGCATACTTTTACTATCATGGCATAGGGATAAAAAAGGATAAAAAGCTGTCAAAAAAAGAGCTTAAAAAAGCTTGCAAACTAGGCCTTAAAGAGGCTTGCGAGATAGTTAGAGATTTTCACTAA
- a CDS encoding MBL fold metallo-hydrolase yields the protein MKINKILFLVALFLGFGVANAQDSFQHIRNATAKINYAGVNFLLDPYLAPKGKYPGFEGTLNSHLRNPLIELPMDAKEVYKGVDAIIVTHTHPDHWDEVAAEILPKNIVIFAQHNDDAALIKKQGFKDVRVLDESAEFKGVKLYKAGGAHGTAEMYENKQLGAILGDAMGVVFEAKGHKTLYVMGDTLWTADVNKALNKFNPSVVVMNTGDARVLAFPDNGIIMGKADVAHAAKVLNGATIIAVHMDAVNHTSVSRKDLREFVKKEGIESKITIPDDGEIIKF from the coding sequence ATGAAAATAAACAAAATTTTATTTTTAGTCGCCCTATTTTTGGGCTTTGGCGTGGCAAACGCACAAGACAGCTTTCAACATATCAGAAACGCTACCGCAAAGATAAACTATGCGGGAGTGAACTTTTTGCTCGACCCGTATCTTGCACCAAAGGGTAAATATCCTGGCTTTGAGGGGACGCTAAACTCACACCTTAGAAATCCTTTGATAGAACTTCCTATGGATGCAAAAGAGGTGTATAAGGGCGTCGATGCGATCATCGTTACGCACACGCATCCTGATCACTGGGATGAGGTCGCGGCTGAAATTTTACCTAAAAATATCGTTATCTTTGCTCAGCATAACGATGATGCGGCGCTAATCAAAAAGCAAGGCTTTAAAGACGTAAGAGTGCTAGACGAATCGGCTGAATTTAAAGGAGTGAAACTATATAAAGCAGGCGGCGCTCATGGCACAGCAGAGATGTATGAAAATAAGCAGCTTGGTGCTATTTTGGGCGATGCGATGGGCGTCGTGTTTGAAGCAAAGGGGCACAAAACGCTTTACGTCATGGGCGATACGCTTTGGACTGCGGACGTAAATAAGGCTCTAAACAAATTTAATCCTAGTGTAGTCGTGATGAATACGGGCGACGCTCGTGTGCTAGCATTTCCTGACAACGGTATCATAATGGGCAAAGCCGACGTAGCTCACGCTGCAAAAGTGCTTAATGGCGCGACTATCATCGCAGTGCATATGGATGCCGTAAATCACACAAGTGTAAGCCGTAAGGATCTTCGTGAATTTGTTAAAAAAGAAGGCATAGAGAGCAAGATCACTATCCCAGATGACGGCGAGATCATCAAATTTTAA
- a CDS encoding AzlC family ABC transporter permease, translating into MTFNYVFKLSIPIFMGYFPLGVAFGVLAKSMGVSAFIAVALSTLAYGGAAQFMMLSLFSVGTSYVEVFIVSYLVNLRHTFYGISLLKEYSGIKFRLLNIALLTDETFAIFKNLGLKDASERSFIFTWLNLLAWSYWAAGTLFGAILGDLIKADTKGLEFSLTSLFIVVVIEMFKNDKNYRVLFAAVFFGVLGMSLFPAKFVLVGSMALCFIFLLLFKDKI; encoded by the coding sequence TTGACATTTAACTATGTTTTTAAACTATCTATTCCTATCTTTATGGGCTATTTTCCGCTTGGTGTCGCTTTTGGCGTGCTGGCAAAAAGCATGGGAGTGAGCGCATTTATCGCTGTGGCACTTAGCACGCTAGCATACGGTGGCGCAGCGCAGTTTATGATGCTCTCGCTCTTTAGCGTCGGCACGAGCTATGTTGAGGTCTTTATCGTGAGCTACCTTGTAAATTTGCGCCACACTTTTTATGGAATTTCGCTTTTAAAAGAGTATAGCGGGATCAAATTTAGGCTTTTAAACATCGCGCTACTAACAGATGAGACCTTTGCGATATTTAAAAATTTAGGGCTAAAAGATGCAAGTGAGCGAAGTTTTATCTTTACCTGGCTAAATTTACTTGCTTGGTCTTACTGGGCGGCTGGAACGCTATTTGGAGCGATACTTGGTGATCTTATAAAGGCCGATACAAAGGGGCTTGAGTTTAGCCTCACCTCGCTTTTTATAGTGGTCGTCATTGAGATGTTTAAAAATGATAAAAACTACCGCGTGCTCTTTGCGGCGGTCTTTTTTGGCGTGCTTGGAATGAGCCTATTTCCAGCTAAATTTGTGCTTGTTGGCTCGATGGCGCTTTGTTTTATATTTTTACTTTTGTTTAAGGATAAAATTTGA
- a CDS encoding branched-chain amino acid transporter permease encodes MISVSSSEMVLFVAVLLSALATFITRATPFYALRNYKPNPYLDAIEKHMGMMIMVVLVCYGLKDTKFSEFPYGLSEIVAVFTAVLVHLKFKNALLSIVISTGIYMLLIRIF; translated from the coding sequence TTGATAAGTGTAAGTTCAAGCGAGATGGTGCTTTTTGTGGCGGTGCTTTTAAGTGCCTTGGCTACTTTTATAACGAGAGCGACGCCATTTTATGCATTAAGAAACTATAAGCCAAATCCTTATTTAGACGCCATAGAAAAGCATATGGGTATGATGATAATGGTCGTTTTGGTCTGCTATGGGTTAAAAGATACGAAATTTAGCGAGTTTCCATATGGCTTAAGCGAGATAGTGGCGGTTTTTACGGCTGTTTTGGTGCATTTAAAGTTTAAAAATGCCCTTCTTAGCATAGTCATTTCAACTGGAATTTATATGCTTTTGATAAGAATTTTTTAA
- a CDS encoding type II asparaginase, which produces MILGATLAVAKPTIYILATGGTIAGSGSGSLDSSYTSGTVTVDKLIAAVPDINKIATIKGEQISNIGSQDMNNEVWLKLANRINELLNSGKADGIVVTHGTDTMEETAYFLNLVVKSDKPVVLVGAMRNSGSLSADGPLNLFNAVNVAISKDSVGKGVVVTMNDEIHAGREVTKTNTTGVDTFKSPNSGKIGTVFYGNVKYYMNPIRKHTASSAFDLTGVKELPRVDIIYSHANDNPDFVNVAVKNGAKGIISAGLGNGNPYFSVLEALGEASKAGVVVVRDSRVGSGETTMNGEVDDAKYGFLTSDNLNAQKARVLLMLALTKTSDKAKIQEFFLTH; this is translated from the coding sequence ATGATTTTAGGTGCTACTTTAGCGGTTGCAAAGCCAACCATCTACATCCTAGCTACTGGTGGAACGATAGCAGGAAGCGGCTCAGGTTCGCTTGATTCAAGCTATACTTCTGGAACTGTTACGGTCGATAAACTAATAGCAGCCGTGCCAGATATCAACAAGATCGCTACCATAAAAGGCGAGCAAATTTCAAATATCGGCTCACAAGATATGAACAACGAAGTTTGGCTTAAGCTTGCAAATAGGATCAACGAGCTTCTAAATAGCGGCAAAGCTGATGGTATCGTCGTTACTCACGGCACAGACACTATGGAAGAGACAGCTTACTTCTTAAATTTAGTCGTTAAAAGCGACAAGCCAGTTGTGCTTGTAGGTGCGATGAGAAATAGCGGCTCACTAAGCGCAGACGGCCCACTAAATTTATTTAACGCTGTAAATGTAGCTATCAGCAAAGATAGCGTAGGCAAGGGCGTTGTAGTTACTATGAATGACGAAATTCACGCTGGCAGAGAGGTGACAAAAACTAACACAACAGGCGTTGATACATTTAAATCACCAAATAGCGGCAAGATCGGCACAGTCTTTTATGGCAACGTAAAATACTATATGAACCCAATCAGAAAACACACAGCAAGCTCAGCTTTTGACCTAACTGGCGTAAAAGAGCTTCCAAGAGTTGATATCATCTACTCTCACGCAAATGACAACCCTGACTTTGTAAATGTAGCTGTCAAAAACGGCGCAAAAGGTATAATTAGCGCTGGTCTAGGCAACGGCAACCCTTACTTTAGCGTGTTAGAGGCTCTTGGTGAGGCTTCAAAAGCTGGCGTAGTGGTAGTTCGTGACTCACGTGTGGGAAGCGGCGAGACAACTATGAATGGCGAAGTTGATGACGCAAAATACGGCTTTTTAACAAGCGACAACCTAAACGCTCAAAAAGCTAGAGTACTTTTGATGCTTGCTCTTACAAAAACAAGCGATAAGGCTAAAATTCAAGAGTTTTTCTTAACTCATTAA
- a CDS encoding DUF1877 family protein, with protein MGISAHYYAYSQDDIEMIKNGGGGELLDEYDMDKMWDAMCKMLIGTNFQERLNAGDIFSSNEPFSWAIFGHSALNEELSEMISYANASDVKEVAEALKNVDINALLAKINLKEFASSKTYPDIFGRQSEFEDIKASLKEHFAGVLNFYQNAASNGLGVLIVIA; from the coding sequence ATGGGTATTAGCGCGCACTACTATGCCTACTCGCAAGATGATATAGAGATGATCAAAAATGGCGGTGGCGGCGAACTTTTGGACGAATACGACATGGACAAGATGTGGGACGCGATGTGTAAGATGCTAATTGGCACAAATTTTCAGGAGAGGCTTAATGCTGGCGATATTTTTAGCTCAAATGAGCCTTTTAGCTGGGCTATTTTTGGGCATAGTGCGCTAAACGAAGAGCTAAGCGAGATGATCTCTTATGCTAACGCTTCGGATGTAAAAGAGGTGGCTGAGGCGTTGAAAAATGTTGATATCAACGCACTTTTGGCAAAGATAAATTTAAAAGAATTTGCTAGTTCAAAGACATATCCTGATATTTTTGGGCGGCAGAGCGAATTTGAAGATATAAAAGCGAGTTTAAAAGAGCATTTTGCCGGGGTTTTAAATTTTTATCAAAATGCCGCTAGCAATGGGCTTGGCGTGCTGATAGTAATAGCCTAA
- a CDS encoding LysE family translocator: MNFLLFFITIFPISMMPGINMTYAMSVGMSLGYKHSFFVMAGQLLAIAFVSFSCMLGVGAVLHHFEYAFKALNIIAGLYMLYLGAMLFFGKGELSITNVSNLPSKKQMFINGFIVSASNPKAWIFLSALLPTFLDKDAPFSLVRMCVIAVTLVFIEFLSLNIYALGGAMLKKFLQTHLRLLEICTAVIVCTIGVLLLFR, from the coding sequence ATGAATTTCTTGCTCTTTTTTATCACGATTTTTCCGATCTCGATGATGCCAGGTATCAACATGACTTATGCGATGAGCGTTGGCATGAGTCTTGGATACAAACACTCATTTTTCGTGATGGCTGGGCAGCTTTTGGCGATCGCTTTTGTCTCGTTTAGCTGTATGCTGGGTGTAGGCGCGGTGCTGCATCATTTTGAGTACGCATTTAAGGCGCTAAATATCATCGCAGGCCTTTATATGCTCTATCTTGGCGCTATGCTCTTTTTTGGCAAGGGCGAGCTTAGCATCACAAATGTCTCAAATTTGCCAAGCAAAAAGCAGATGTTTATAAATGGCTTCATCGTTAGCGCCTCAAACCCAAAGGCGTGGATATTTTTATCAGCCTTGTTGCCTACATTTTTAGACAAAGACGCCCCATTTAGCCTAGTTCGCATGTGCGTTATCGCCGTAACACTTGTTTTCATCGAGTTTTTATCGCTAAATATCTACGCACTTGGCGGAGCTATGCTAAAGAAATTTTTACAAACGCACCTAAGACTACTTGAAATTTGCACCGCCGTCATAGTCTGCACGATCGGCGTGCTTTTACTATTTAGATAA
- a CDS encoding DUF4299 family protein, whose amino-acid sequence MSLTFSVKNKKKLLGGYAKALSEREISALVEGLFFFNSEQEEPSANELGADVMIAGVWQKSVRGFELNYEDGCYIVRVYTPSGVGDWQIALELLSKLSAQTGSKIECDNEKIYDSEQILKFDYVADIMWGLEALEDIKEKNQTLYISGVEREVAFDAVMVDEIFASVSPAAKFDEMMRQVQYLDAYSAKEHLYQDKDGNEIFGAYTLSENLPTILPYAPSPSWQAQEALGDRKVSRWVLTLVVGVDDSDAYVLDECEYGAFMTNLPKEKYHFIDAANVLVEPLSEGEMREILQKAKA is encoded by the coding sequence ATGAGTTTGACATTTAGTGTAAAAAATAAAAAGAAGCTACTTGGCGGATACGCAAAGGCGCTAAGCGAGCGTGAAATTTCAGCTCTTGTAGAAGGGCTTTTCTTTTTTAACAGCGAGCAAGAAGAGCCAAGCGCAAATGAGCTGGGCGCTGACGTGATGATAGCAGGCGTGTGGCAAAAGAGCGTTCGTGGCTTTGAGCTAAACTACGAAGATGGCTGCTATATCGTGCGTGTTTATACTCCAAGTGGCGTCGGCGACTGGCAGATCGCACTTGAGCTACTCTCAAAGCTCTCGGCTCAAACTGGCTCAAAAATAGAGTGCGACAACGAAAAAATTTATGATAGTGAGCAAATTTTAAAATTTGACTACGTGGCTGACATCATGTGGGGGCTTGAAGCGTTAGAAGATATAAAAGAGAAAAATCAAACGCTTTACATCTCTGGCGTGGAGCGAGAAGTGGCGTTTGACGCGGTTATGGTAGATGAAATTTTTGCTAGTGTCAGCCCTGCGGCTAAATTTGATGAGATGATGAGACAGGTGCAGTATCTTGACGCATATAGCGCAAAAGAGCACCTCTATCAAGACAAAGACGGCAACGAAATTTTTGGCGCATATACTCTTAGTGAAAATTTACCGACCATCTTGCCTTATGCTCCATCTCCGTCGTGGCAGGCGCAAGAGGCGCTTGGGGATCGCAAAGTCTCACGCTGGGTGCTTACGCTAGTTGTGGGCGTGGATGATAGTGACGCGTACGTGCTTGATGAGTGTGAATATGGAGCTTTCATGACAAATTTGCCAAAAGAAAAATACCACTTCATCGACGCTGCAAACGTGCTTGTTGAGCCACTCAGTGAAGGTGAGATGAGAGAGATTTTGCAAAAGGCAAAGGCTTAA